In Rhabdothermincola sediminis, the following are encoded in one genomic region:
- a CDS encoding SecDF P1 head subdomain-containing protein, giving the protein MRSTLLVVLVVMGAVACGSTNGRAGEEEGTVTTLTTEERVVRFRVDGDQAGAPPLAPIAATVADRLRRSGMNGADVSVDGATLVIRLPEGSTPTARRLVDTVTTVGALAFRPLLAEGPAGGATPITGMTTVGPDGSPLVLGPPVLENGIASATAAAEAGGWVVVPRFGVDLTPLLDAVGACIERQAICPSGKMAIVIDDRVVSVGQIDPSLRRVVITGSFDEFEAKGLAAVLSTGPLPVRLVPER; this is encoded by the coding sequence GTGCGATCAACCCTTCTCGTGGTGCTCGTCGTGATGGGCGCCGTAGCCTGCGGGAGCACGAACGGCCGTGCCGGTGAGGAGGAAGGCACCGTCACCACCCTCACCACCGAAGAGCGGGTGGTCCGTTTCCGGGTCGACGGGGATCAGGCGGGCGCGCCTCCCTTGGCGCCGATCGCGGCCACGGTCGCCGATCGCCTCCGGCGGTCGGGCATGAATGGCGCGGACGTATCCGTGGACGGCGCAACACTCGTGATCCGGCTGCCGGAAGGCTCGACCCCTACCGCGCGGCGCCTGGTCGACACCGTCACCACGGTGGGCGCGCTGGCGTTCCGGCCCTTGCTCGCCGAGGGCCCAGCAGGTGGTGCCACCCCGATCACGGGCATGACCACCGTGGGTCCCGACGGTTCGCCGCTCGTGCTCGGCCCCCCGGTGCTCGAGAACGGAATCGCGAGCGCGACGGCGGCGGCCGAGGCCGGCGGGTGGGTGGTGGTCCCCCGGTTCGGCGTCGACCTCACCCCGCTGCTCGACGCGGTCGGTGCCTGCATCGAGCGCCAGGCGATCTGTCCCTCCGGGAAGATGGCCATCGTCATCGACGACCGGGTGGTCTCGGTCGGCCAGATCGATCCGTCCCTCAGGCGCGTCGTCATCACGGGCTCGTTCGACGAGTTCGAGGCCAAGGGGCTCGCCGCCGTGTTGTCGACCGGGCCACTGCCGGTCAGGCTGGTCCCCGAACGCTGA
- a CDS encoding ammonium transporter, which produces MESALDSGNTAWMLAATALVLFMTPGLALFYGGMVRAKNMLGMLMQNVFAMGLMAVLWVLIGYTLAFGGTGALVGNLDFAGFKDVGMGVMEGLTIPVILFAAFQMTFAIITPALITGATADRMKFGAYALFIGIWLLVVYSPVAHWVWGGGWVFDMGALDFAGGAVVHINAGAAALAMAILLGKRKGWPKEGMHPHSLPLTLVGTGILWFGWAGFNAGSALAADGLAAQAILNTFVAASAAMLGWVLAEWAKDGQPTTLGAASGAVAGLVAITPCAGFVGAVPSILIGFIAGIVCLFAIQLKYRFGYDDSLDVVGIHLVGGLTGALLLGLFADTAINPAGADGLFVGGGAGLLGKQFVASIAVLAFSFVTTLVIGKALDVIVGLRVTPEEEDQGLDLSQHAETAYNFGDVASMGRIG; this is translated from the coding sequence ATGGAATCGGCGCTCGACAGCGGCAACACCGCGTGGATGCTGGCAGCAACCGCCCTGGTGCTGTTCATGACGCCGGGCCTCGCCCTCTTCTACGGCGGGATGGTCCGAGCGAAGAACATGCTCGGGATGCTCATGCAGAACGTCTTCGCCATGGGGCTGATGGCGGTGCTGTGGGTGCTGATCGGCTACACGCTGGCCTTCGGCGGCACCGGCGCGCTGGTCGGCAACCTCGACTTCGCGGGCTTCAAGGACGTCGGCATGGGGGTGATGGAGGGTCTCACGATCCCGGTCATCTTGTTCGCCGCCTTCCAGATGACCTTCGCCATCATCACCCCGGCGCTCATCACGGGAGCCACGGCCGATCGCATGAAGTTCGGCGCGTACGCGCTGTTCATCGGCATCTGGTTGCTCGTCGTCTACTCGCCGGTCGCCCACTGGGTGTGGGGTGGTGGCTGGGTCTTCGACATGGGGGCCCTCGACTTCGCCGGTGGAGCCGTGGTGCACATCAACGCCGGCGCGGCCGCTCTGGCGATGGCCATCCTGCTCGGCAAGCGCAAGGGTTGGCCGAAGGAGGGCATGCACCCCCACTCGCTCCCACTCACGCTGGTCGGCACCGGGATCCTGTGGTTCGGCTGGGCAGGCTTCAACGCAGGGTCCGCGCTCGCCGCTGACGGGCTTGCCGCGCAGGCCATCCTCAACACGTTCGTCGCCGCGTCGGCGGCGATGCTGGGATGGGTGCTCGCCGAGTGGGCCAAGGACGGCCAGCCGACCACGCTCGGTGCAGCATCGGGCGCGGTCGCAGGACTCGTCGCCATCACCCCGTGTGCCGGTTTCGTCGGCGCGGTGCCCTCGATCCTGATCGGGTTCATCGCCGGCATCGTGTGCCTGTTCGCCATTCAGTTGAAGTACCGGTTCGGCTATGACGACTCCCTCGACGTGGTCGGCATCCACCTCGTCGGTGGGCTCACCGGGGCGCTGCTCCTCGGTCTGTTCGCCGACACCGCCATCAACCCGGCCGGTGCGGACGGCCTCTTCGTGGGTGGCGGCGCCGGGTTGCTGGGCAAGCAGTTCGTGGCCTCCATCGCGGTGCTCGCCTTCTCGTTCGTGACGACCCTCGTCATCGGCAAGGCTCTGGATGTCATCGTGGGCCTGCGGGTGACACCCGAGGAAGAGGATCAAGGGCTTGATCTCAGCCAACATGCCGAGACCGCCTACAACTTCGGCGATGTCGCATCGATGGGCCGGATCGGGTAG
- a CDS encoding [protein-PII] uridylyltransferase: MPPTLERQALLGDPQLAGVELCRAYSDLVDRWLAELYEVEVDRVDGVALVAVGGYGRSELSPESDIDLLLLHDGIGPIGEIAERIWYPIWDAGLKLGHAVRTPKEALRLAADDLDTATSMLSLRPVAGDRALAEDVASKSRTLWAKRAKRWLAELSRSVKQRHAVAGEVAFLLEPDLKDGRGGLRDVHAIRWAEAARTVMLEGDDAGLAEAYDTILSARVELHRRTGRRGDRLVLEEQDGVADALGYPSADELMRAVSSAARRIAWTSDEVWDRVDSSLAGPLRSRLVRDREVAPGVVLRDGIVELHRFADPGADPLLGLRVAVAAATHATRIERRTLNRLAGEAPALGDPWPDGARSLLVELLLAGQPAIAVIESLDQRGIWVRVLPEWARVRCRSQRNAYHTFTVDRHLCQAAVNAAALAERVDRPDLLVVGALLHDIGKGEPGDHTEAGIELVGRIGPRMGFPPADVTVLQELVRHHLLLADVAVRRDLSDPGTIERVASQVRSLSTLRLLAALTEADSLATGPAAWNRWKAELVGELVDRVAHVLGGGEPSEVTTTDRFPSEAQRARMGEGRRVIEASGDDLLVIAEDRPGMFSRVAGALALNGLDVLEAAAHSDDAGMAIETFRVQSAFGSVIPWERVVTDIEKALEGKLALHARLEERARIYRRDRIPALAPDPPSVLVDNDISTVATVIEVKAPDAVGVLYKITRAIAELDLDLRSAKVQTLGAEVIDSFYVCDRSGGKVTDPNHLVELERAILHALAG, encoded by the coding sequence GTGCCACCCACCCTGGAACGCCAGGCGCTGCTCGGCGACCCGCAGCTCGCGGGAGTCGAGCTGTGCCGCGCCTACAGCGATCTGGTCGACCGGTGGTTGGCAGAGCTCTACGAGGTCGAGGTGGACAGGGTCGACGGGGTGGCCCTGGTGGCTGTCGGCGGGTACGGGCGTTCCGAGCTCTCCCCCGAGAGCGACATCGACCTGCTCCTCCTCCACGACGGGATCGGACCCATCGGCGAGATCGCGGAACGGATCTGGTACCCGATCTGGGACGCTGGCTTGAAGCTCGGTCATGCTGTGCGGACTCCGAAGGAGGCGCTGCGCCTCGCGGCCGACGACCTCGACACGGCCACCTCGATGCTGTCGCTGCGTCCCGTTGCCGGTGATCGTGCGTTGGCGGAGGACGTCGCGTCCAAGTCGAGGACGCTGTGGGCCAAGCGAGCGAAACGCTGGCTCGCCGAGCTGAGTCGCTCGGTGAAGCAACGGCATGCCGTCGCGGGCGAGGTCGCGTTCCTCCTCGAGCCGGACCTGAAGGACGGTCGGGGCGGGCTGCGCGACGTCCATGCCATCCGATGGGCGGAGGCGGCTCGCACGGTCATGCTCGAGGGAGACGACGCCGGGCTGGCGGAGGCCTACGACACGATCCTCTCGGCGCGGGTCGAGCTCCATCGGCGAACCGGACGCCGGGGTGATCGCTTGGTGCTCGAGGAGCAGGACGGTGTGGCCGACGCACTCGGCTACCCGAGCGCCGATGAGCTGATGCGGGCGGTGTCCTCCGCCGCCAGGCGCATCGCCTGGACCAGCGACGAGGTGTGGGACCGGGTCGACTCGTCATTGGCCGGTCCCCTGCGCTCGCGCCTGGTGCGCGACCGGGAGGTGGCGCCGGGTGTGGTCCTGCGCGACGGCATCGTGGAGCTCCACCGCTTCGCCGACCCCGGGGCGGACCCGCTGCTGGGCTTGCGAGTGGCCGTCGCCGCGGCGACCCACGCCACCCGGATCGAGCGCCGGACGCTCAACCGCCTGGCCGGTGAAGCCCCCGCGCTGGGGGACCCGTGGCCCGACGGGGCCCGATCGCTACTGGTGGAGCTGCTGCTCGCCGGTCAGCCCGCCATCGCGGTCATCGAGTCGCTCGACCAGCGGGGCATCTGGGTGCGGGTGCTGCCCGAGTGGGCCAGGGTGCGGTGCCGGTCGCAACGCAACGCCTACCACACCTTCACGGTCGACCGGCACCTCTGCCAAGCAGCGGTCAACGCGGCCGCCCTGGCGGAGCGGGTGGATCGCCCGGACCTGCTCGTGGTCGGCGCGCTCCTCCACGACATCGGCAAGGGTGAGCCCGGCGATCACACCGAAGCAGGTATCGAGCTCGTGGGGCGCATCGGCCCCCGGATGGGTTTCCCACCCGCTGACGTCACGGTGCTGCAGGAGCTGGTCCGCCATCATCTGCTGCTCGCTGATGTCGCGGTGCGGCGCGACCTCTCCGACCCCGGCACGATCGAGCGCGTCGCCAGCCAGGTGCGTTCGCTGTCGACGCTGCGGCTGCTGGCAGCGCTGACCGAAGCCGACTCCCTCGCGACCGGCCCCGCCGCCTGGAACCGCTGGAAGGCCGAGCTGGTGGGCGAGCTGGTGGACCGGGTCGCGCACGTCCTCGGCGGCGGAGAGCCCTCGGAGGTCACGACGACCGATCGCTTCCCCTCCGAGGCGCAACGGGCCCGGATGGGGGAGGGGCGGCGCGTCATCGAAGCCTCCGGTGATGACCTCCTGGTGATCGCCGAGGATCGACCAGGCATGTTCAGCCGGGTTGCCGGCGCGCTGGCGCTGAACGGCCTCGACGTGCTCGAGGCCGCGGCCCACTCGGATGACGCCGGCATGGCGATCGAGACCTTCAGGGTGCAGAGCGCCTTCGGTTCGGTGATCCCCTGGGAACGGGTGGTCACGGACATCGAGAAAGCTCTCGAAGGGAAGTTGGCGCTGCACGCCCGGCTGGAGGAGCGGGCGAGGATCTACCGGCGGGATCGCATCCCGGCGCTGGCGCCCGATCCACCGTCGGTGCTCGTCGACAACGACATCTCGACGGTGGCGACGGTGATCGAGGTGAAGGCCCCGGATGCCGTCGGCGTCCTCTACAAGATCACCCGGGCCATCGCCGAGCTCGATCTCGACCTGCGCTCCGCCAAGGTCCAGACCCTCGGGGCGGAGGTGATCGACTCCTTCTACGTGTGCGACCGCTCGGGCGGCAAGGTGACCGATCCGAACCACCTCGTGGAGCTCGAGCGCGCCATCCTGCACGCGTTGGCGGGCTGA
- a CDS encoding P-II family nitrogen regulator: MKLITAIIKPHKLDDVKDALKEAGVQGLTVDEVKGFGRQGGHTEVYRGAEYTVDLLPKVRIEVVVDDADAERLAELIVGAARTGKIGDGKVWITPVDRVVRIRTGERDVDAV; encoded by the coding sequence ATGAAGCTGATCACTGCGATCATCAAGCCGCACAAGCTCGACGACGTGAAGGACGCTCTGAAGGAGGCGGGCGTCCAGGGCCTCACGGTCGACGAGGTGAAGGGCTTCGGTCGCCAGGGCGGCCACACCGAGGTCTACCGCGGCGCCGAGTACACCGTCGACCTCCTGCCGAAGGTCAGGATCGAGGTGGTGGTCGACGACGCGGACGCCGAGCGGCTCGCGGAGCTGATCGTCGGTGCGGCCAGGACGGGCAAGATCGGTGACGGCAAGGTGTGGATCACCCCCGTCGACCGGGTGGTGCGGATCCGCACCGGCGAGCGCGATGTCGATGCGGTCTGA
- a CDS encoding NUDIX hydrolase N-terminal domain-containing protein, with translation MDRRVTAQDLLRWSEALAGIARTGLGFTDNPYERERFEEVLSVAADIRHAARSDIDHDQVVSEWMTTTGTGVAGYQTPKIAVGAVVGNDRGEILLVKRADSGIWLYPTGWADIGYSASEVAVKEVKEETGIDCEVRRLIGLFDGLRLGFTQIPLYSLVFHCHAVGGELEPHPLECADVGWFSEGDLPPHVAGADHWADHAFRAIRGEPLDVLYDQPRMPPWRADDPSPDDSPSRTT, from the coding sequence ATGGATCGACGGGTGACGGCTCAGGACCTCCTGCGTTGGAGCGAGGCGCTCGCCGGCATCGCCCGCACCGGTCTCGGCTTCACCGACAACCCCTACGAGCGTGAACGTTTCGAGGAGGTGCTCTCGGTCGCGGCCGACATCCGCCACGCGGCCCGATCCGACATCGACCACGACCAGGTGGTGTCTGAGTGGATGACGACGACTGGCACCGGCGTCGCCGGTTACCAGACCCCGAAGATCGCGGTGGGTGCCGTGGTGGGCAACGACCGCGGGGAGATCCTCCTGGTGAAGCGGGCCGACTCGGGGATCTGGCTCTACCCGACCGGTTGGGCCGACATCGGCTACTCCGCGTCGGAGGTGGCGGTGAAGGAGGTGAAGGAGGAGACGGGTATCGACTGCGAGGTCCGGCGGTTGATCGGTCTGTTCGACGGGTTGCGCCTCGGTTTCACCCAGATCCCCCTGTACTCGCTGGTCTTCCACTGCCACGCGGTCGGAGGAGAGCTGGAGCCACATCCCCTCGAGTGTGCGGACGTCGGTTGGTTCTCTGAGGGCGACCTGCCCCCGCACGTGGCCGGAGCCGACCACTGGGCGGATCACGCGTTCCGGGCGATCAGGGGAGAACCGCTCGACGTGCTCTACGACCAGCCGCGGATGCCTCCGTGGCGGGCCGACGACCCATCACCTGACGACTCACCATCTCGAACGACGTAG
- the larE gene encoding ATP-dependent sacrificial sulfur transferase LarE: protein MPELEQLRARLAELDRVVVAFSGGADSAFLAWVAHDTLGADRALAVTAVSPSLATFEREDCAALASEWGLRWVEVHTSELDDPAYRRNDADRCFHCKDALLDALLPLADRDGAAVVLGVNLDDLGDHRPGQLAAARRGACFPLVEAGFDKAAVRETSRRLGLRTWDKPAAACLASRLPYGTPVTVGVLGQVERAETALRALGFPALRVRHYEDLARIEVPVEDLGRVIAARADVVEMVRAAGYRYVTLDLEGLRSGNLNESLRSHAG from the coding sequence ATGCCTGAGCTCGAACAGCTACGGGCCCGGCTCGCCGAGCTCGATCGGGTGGTGGTGGCGTTCAGCGGGGGTGCCGACTCGGCGTTCCTGGCCTGGGTCGCACACGACACCCTCGGGGCCGACCGGGCCCTCGCCGTCACCGCGGTCTCGCCGTCACTGGCCACCTTCGAGCGCGAGGACTGTGCCGCGCTCGCCAGCGAGTGGGGCCTGCGCTGGGTCGAGGTGCACACCTCCGAGCTCGATGACCCGGCGTACCGGCGCAACGACGCCGACCGGTGCTTCCATTGCAAGGATGCGCTCCTGGATGCGCTCCTGCCGCTCGCCGACCGTGATGGGGCCGCGGTCGTGCTCGGCGTCAACCTCGACGACCTGGGCGACCATCGCCCAGGGCAGCTCGCCGCGGCACGGCGCGGGGCGTGCTTCCCGCTCGTCGAGGCCGGCTTCGACAAGGCTGCCGTCCGCGAGACCTCGCGCCGGCTCGGCCTGCGGACCTGGGACAAGCCGGCTGCGGCCTGCCTGGCGTCCCGGCTCCCGTACGGCACCCCGGTCACGGTCGGCGTGCTCGGCCAGGTGGAGCGCGCCGAGACGGCGCTGCGGGCCCTCGGGTTTCCCGCCCTGCGGGTGCGTCACTACGAGGACCTGGCTCGCATCGAGGTTCCGGTCGAGGACCTGGGACGCGTCATCGCCGCCCGCGCCGACGTGGTGGAGATGGTGCGCGCTGCGGGCTACCGGTACGTGACCCTCGACCTGGAGGGCCTGCGATCGGGGAACCTCAACGAGTCGTTGCGTTCACACGCCGGATGA
- a CDS encoding FAD-dependent oxidoreductase, translated as MAERLVVIGADAGSMTAASQAKRMRPDLEVVALERGTRTSFAACGIPFFIGGEVTSLDALVARTPDEHVARGIDVRLRHEVTEIDLGARSVRARRLDQGDEVTIGFDQLVIGTGARPLRPPIPGLDDRSFVFGVQNLDDAEVLMHHARSIDARDVVVVGGGYVGLEMAEAFCHRGASVTVVDIAPQVMGTLDPDMADLIVAAMQGDGIEVRTGTQVEAVEPGRVHTSDGELPADLVVLGLGVTPNSELAGAAGLELGVRNAIRVDRQQRTSAAGVWAAGDCCESMHRVSGRPTFVALGTVANRQSRVAGINIGGGYATFPGVLGSAVTKICETEVGRTGLNEREATEAGFRFDTARVRTTTRSRYFPGSTPITVKLLAERGTGRLLGGQIVGGPGSAKRIDTVATALWNGMHADELINLDLSYAPPFSPVWDPVQVAARQLA; from the coding sequence ATGGCAGAGCGACTGGTGGTGATCGGCGCCGATGCGGGGAGCATGACCGCCGCATCGCAGGCCAAGCGGATGCGACCCGATCTGGAGGTCGTGGCCCTGGAGCGAGGGACCCGCACCAGCTTCGCGGCGTGTGGCATCCCGTTCTTCATCGGAGGTGAGGTCACCTCGCTCGACGCGCTGGTGGCTCGGACCCCCGACGAGCACGTGGCCCGAGGCATCGACGTGCGCCTGCGGCACGAGGTCACCGAGATCGACCTGGGGGCCCGGTCGGTGCGTGCTCGACGACTCGATCAGGGCGACGAGGTGACCATCGGCTTCGACCAACTCGTGATCGGCACGGGCGCCCGACCGCTCCGCCCGCCTATCCCCGGCCTGGATGATCGGTCGTTCGTGTTCGGTGTGCAGAACCTCGACGACGCCGAGGTGCTGATGCACCATGCCCGCAGCATCGATGCGCGGGACGTGGTGGTGGTCGGTGGGGGCTACGTCGGGTTGGAGATGGCCGAGGCGTTCTGCCATCGAGGAGCGTCGGTGACCGTGGTCGACATCGCACCGCAGGTCATGGGCACCCTCGACCCCGACATGGCCGACCTGATCGTCGCTGCGATGCAAGGTGACGGGATCGAGGTGCGGACCGGTACGCAGGTGGAAGCCGTGGAGCCTGGTCGGGTGCACACCTCCGACGGTGAGCTCCCCGCGGATCTCGTCGTGTTGGGCCTGGGGGTCACCCCGAACAGCGAGCTGGCAGGCGCAGCTGGCCTCGAGCTCGGGGTGCGCAACGCCATCCGGGTCGATCGCCAGCAGCGCACCAGCGCTGCGGGCGTGTGGGCTGCCGGGGACTGCTGCGAGTCGATGCACCGGGTCAGTGGGCGGCCGACGTTCGTCGCCCTGGGTACGGTCGCCAACCGACAGAGCCGGGTGGCGGGGATCAACATCGGCGGTGGCTACGCCACGTTCCCCGGTGTGCTGGGCAGCGCGGTGACCAAGATCTGCGAGACCGAGGTGGGCCGCACCGGTCTCAACGAGCGGGAGGCGACGGAGGCCGGCTTCCGGTTCGACACGGCCCGCGTCCGGACCACGACCCGTTCCAGGTACTTCCCGGGCTCGACCCCGATCACGGTGAAGCTGCTCGCCGAGCGAGGTACGGGTCGGCTGCTGGGCGGTCAGATCGTCGGTGGTCCGGGATCGGCCAAACGGATCGACACGGTGGCCACCGCGCTGTGGAACGGGATGCACGCCGACGAGCTGATCAACCTCGACCTGTCCTACGCGCCCCCCTTCTCGCCGGTGTGGGACCCGGTCCAGGTAGCGGCCCGCCAGCTCGCCTGA